One Frankia alni ACN14a DNA window includes the following coding sequences:
- a CDS encoding sensor histidine kinase has translation MSGTAGRSTADPRVPTAPAVAAVAVVAVVAVVAAVVCAAVAIAWAVAGGGYFWPRWVWFGVATTAAAAFLLGWTRRQPPGRRRRLAAGRAVLVLIVPVDVTVWALSGGGYFWPLWSITAWSILFGGYVWVVSRLPDRREQELTTRVAVLAHTRRAALDGQAAELARVERDLHDGAQARMVSLALSLGMAEDLVRADPEATARLLREARSTAVSALDDLRTVMHSIHPAVLADRGLAGALRALALDLALPVTVDGDAPAQLPAAVQSAAYFATAECLANAVKHSQATAGGISLRHDGAVLRIVVTDDGIGGADPAAGLGLRGVRRRLETFDGRLDLDSPPGGPTVITITVPHGPGRLP, from the coding sequence GTGAGCGGGACGGCGGGGCGGTCGACGGCCGACCCGCGGGTCCCGACCGCCCCGGCGGTGGCCGCGGTCGCCGTGGTCGCCGTGGTCGCCGTGGTCGCCGCGGTGGTGTGCGCGGCGGTCGCGATCGCGTGGGCGGTGGCCGGCGGCGGCTACTTCTGGCCTCGATGGGTCTGGTTCGGGGTCGCCACCACCGCTGCCGCCGCGTTCCTCCTGGGTTGGACACGGCGCCAACCGCCGGGCCGGCGGCGCCGACTCGCGGCCGGGCGAGCGGTGTTGGTGCTCATCGTGCCGGTCGACGTGACGGTGTGGGCGCTGTCCGGGGGTGGGTACTTCTGGCCGCTGTGGAGCATCACCGCGTGGTCGATCCTCTTCGGCGGGTATGTCTGGGTGGTCAGCCGCCTGCCGGACAGGCGGGAGCAGGAGCTCACCACCAGGGTCGCCGTCCTGGCGCACACCAGGCGCGCGGCGCTGGACGGGCAGGCCGCCGAACTCGCGAGGGTCGAACGGGATCTGCATGACGGTGCCCAGGCGCGCATGGTCTCCCTCGCGCTCAGCCTCGGCATGGCGGAGGACCTGGTCCGCGCGGACCCCGAGGCGACCGCGCGGCTGCTGCGAGAGGCCCGGTCCACCGCGGTCAGCGCCCTGGACGACCTGCGTACCGTCATGCACAGCATCCACCCCGCGGTGCTTGCCGACCGCGGCCTCGCCGGCGCGCTTCGGGCCCTCGCCCTGGACCTCGCGCTGCCGGTGACCGTCGACGGCGACGCCCCGGCGCAGTTGCCCGCGGCGGTGCAGTCGGCCGCCTACTTTGCCACCGCCGAGTGTCTCGCCAACGCCGTCAAGCACAGCCAGGCCACGGCCGGCGGGATCAGCCTGCGGCACGACGGGGCCGTTCTGCGGATCGTCGTCACCGACGACGGGATCGGCGGCGCCGACCCCGCGGCGGGGCTGGGGCTACGCGGCGTCAGGCGCCGGCTCGAGACGTTCGACGGCCGGCTCGACCTCGACAGCCCGCCGGGCGGGCCCACCGTCATCACGATCACCGTGCCCCACGGTCCGGGCCGCCTGCCGTGA
- a CDS encoding LuxR C-terminal-related transcriptional regulator, whose protein sequence is MRIVLAEDLTLLRDGLIRLFQAHDFEVVAAVDNGPQLVRDLVALRPDVAVVDVRLPPGHTDEGLRAALAARQQVPGLPVLVLSQYVEQLYARELLADGLGGIGYLLKDRVSDVGQFIAAVRRVAAGGTALDPSVVAKLLDSRRRPLDRLSPREREVLAHMAQGRSNAAIAASLVITEKAVGKHTASIFTKLGLQPSEDDNRRVLAVLAYLEG, encoded by the coding sequence CTGCGCATCGTGCTCGCCGAGGATCTGACCCTGCTGCGCGACGGGCTCATCCGGCTGTTCCAGGCGCACGACTTCGAGGTCGTCGCGGCGGTCGACAACGGTCCGCAGCTCGTGCGGGATCTCGTCGCGCTGCGCCCGGACGTCGCGGTGGTCGACGTCCGCCTGCCACCCGGTCACACCGACGAGGGCCTGCGGGCGGCGCTCGCCGCCCGCCAGCAGGTTCCCGGCCTGCCGGTGCTCGTGCTGTCCCAGTACGTCGAGCAGCTCTACGCCCGGGAGCTGCTGGCCGACGGGCTCGGCGGCATCGGCTACCTGCTCAAGGACCGGGTCTCGGATGTCGGGCAGTTCATCGCGGCGGTGCGGCGCGTCGCGGCCGGCGGCACGGCGCTCGACCCGAGCGTCGTGGCGAAGCTGCTCGACAGCCGCCGCCGGCCGCTGGACCGGCTCAGCCCGCGGGAGCGCGAGGTGCTCGCCCACATGGCCCAGGGCCGCTCGAACGCGGCGATCGCGGCCAGCCTGGTGATCACCGAGAAGGCGGTCGGCAAGCACACGGCCAGCATCTTCACCAAGCTCGGACTGCAGCCGTCCGAGGACGACAACCGGCGGGTGCTCGCCGTCCTCGCCTACCTGGAGGGGTAG
- a CDS encoding RNA polymerase sigma factor yields MVSDDVYPGWEEIYRDNVERVYKIMFAKVGNRPDAEDLTAEVFMAALRPLRVSASVGEVRAYLVATARTVLAAHWRRTLGVAVTTLDEDFAQTMFATVGAPVGPARDNPARAEAILAALPDRYARILRLRFLEACTLREAADELGITVGNAKVLQHRALRQAARLGDEMTP; encoded by the coding sequence GTGGTGTCCGATGACGTCTATCCCGGCTGGGAGGAGATCTATCGCGACAACGTGGAGCGGGTGTATAAGATCATGTTCGCGAAGGTGGGGAACCGTCCGGACGCCGAGGACCTGACGGCCGAGGTGTTCATGGCGGCGCTGCGTCCCCTGCGGGTGTCGGCTAGCGTCGGTGAGGTGCGGGCGTACCTGGTCGCGACGGCCCGGACGGTGCTCGCCGCGCACTGGCGGCGCACCCTGGGAGTCGCCGTCACGACGCTCGACGAGGATTTCGCTCAGACGATGTTCGCCACCGTGGGCGCCCCGGTCGGCCCGGCGCGGGACAACCCCGCCCGCGCGGAGGCGATCCTGGCCGCGCTGCCCGACCGGTACGCCCGCATCCTGCGGCTGCGGTTCCTGGAGGCGTGCACGCTGCGGGAGGCCGCCGACGAGCTCGGGATCACGGTCGGGAACGCGAAGGTTCTTCAGCACCGCGCGCTGCGCCAGGCGGCCCGGCTCGGCGACGAGATGACCCCGTGA
- a CDS encoding DUF418 domain-containing protein, which produces MTQTPPATAAPPGPRHSPQRALAPDLARGAMLLFIALANAGNCAFAGQPGIDSTPHGAERVVDFLMITLVNSRAYPVFAVMFGYSLVQLARRRATDPDGGRRILLRRNACLVGFGFVHATLLYFGDFLGAYGIVGIVATCVLLPRGDRFHRLVLWLWGIQTLEAAAVAVAVVLRWRRGPATLTNAADPSLAASSYGRSVLDRLAEWPVHTATVIPFIVIVWLGIWAARRRILEDPAAHRPLLRRVACAGLGVAIVGALPYAFVSAGIAHVDAGTVHRMSWLHAVTGEYAGPGYVALFGLAAARLARPRHPHSDRAVRCVDAVAALGRRSLTAYLAQSVAWLALFSRWALDLGGSTYVATVAGLLVWTGSVGWAYAMDRRGRRGPAETVLRRIAYGVPARPAHRAV; this is translated from the coding sequence ATGACGCAGACGCCTCCCGCGACGGCCGCCCCGCCCGGACCCCGGCACTCCCCGCAGCGCGCGCTGGCCCCCGACCTGGCCCGCGGCGCGATGCTACTGTTTATCGCGCTCGCCAACGCCGGGAACTGCGCCTTCGCCGGCCAGCCCGGCATCGACAGCACGCCGCATGGCGCGGAGCGGGTCGTGGACTTCCTGATGATCACGCTGGTGAACAGCCGGGCGTACCCGGTCTTCGCGGTCATGTTCGGCTACAGCCTCGTCCAACTTGCCCGCCGCCGGGCGACCGATCCCGACGGCGGACGGCGCATTCTGCTGCGCCGCAACGCCTGCCTCGTCGGATTCGGCTTCGTGCACGCGACGCTGCTCTACTTCGGCGACTTCCTCGGTGCCTACGGCATCGTCGGCATCGTCGCGACCTGTGTCCTGCTCCCTCGGGGCGACCGCTTCCACCGGCTCGTGCTCTGGCTCTGGGGGATCCAGACGCTGGAGGCGGCGGCCGTCGCGGTGGCGGTCGTCCTGCGGTGGCGACGGGGACCTGCGACGCTGACCAACGCGGCCGACCCGTCGCTGGCGGCGTCGTCCTACGGGCGCTCGGTCCTCGACCGGCTCGCCGAGTGGCCCGTCCACACCGCGACCGTGATTCCCTTCATCGTCATCGTCTGGCTGGGCATCTGGGCAGCGCGGCGGCGCATCCTCGAGGACCCGGCCGCGCACCGGCCGCTCCTGCGTCGGGTCGCCTGCGCCGGCCTGGGTGTCGCCATCGTCGGCGCGCTGCCGTACGCCTTCGTTTCGGCCGGTATCGCGCATGTCGACGCGGGTACAGTGCACCGCATGTCGTGGCTCCACGCGGTCACGGGCGAGTATGCCGGCCCCGGTTACGTGGCCCTGTTCGGCCTCGCGGCGGCACGACTGGCCCGGCCGCGGCACCCACACTCGGATCGGGCCGTGCGCTGCGTGGACGCCGTGGCGGCGCTGGGACGGCGGTCGCTGACGGCCTACCTGGCCCAGTCGGTGGCGTGGCTGGCACTGTTCTCCCGGTGGGCGCTCGACCTCGGCGGTTCCACCTACGTCGCCACCGTCGCCGGCCTGCTCGTCTGGACCGGGTCGGTGGGGTGGGCCTACGCGATGGATCGGCGCGGCCGCCGGGGGCCGGCCGAGACGGTGCTGCGCCGCATCGCCTACGGCGTCCCCGCGCGACCCGCGCACCGGGCGGTGTGA